One segment of Falco rusticolus isolate bFalRus1 chromosome 3, bFalRus1.pri, whole genome shotgun sequence DNA contains the following:
- the OTUD6B gene encoding deubiquitinase OTUD6B, whose product MEGWGAEEEAAAGGPLQQLVKRQRKEKRELQAKIQGMKNAVPKNDKKRRKQLADEVAKLEAELEQKHKGELKQLKEVSPEQNKTDSIADGVANLELEGVEQQVQHPRISKAQKRREKKAALEKEREERIAEAEIENLTGARHLESQKLASLLAARHLEIKQIPSDGHCMYRAIEDQLKDHQNSWTVATLRSQTAKYMQSHFDDFLPFLTNPSTGDMYSREEFEKYCDDIANTAAWGGQLELRALSHILQTPIEVVQMDSPPIIVGEEYSGKPIILVYMRHAYGLGEHYNSVKLLTDAATENGS is encoded by the exons atggagggctggggggcggaggaggaggcggcggccggcgggccgctgcagcagctggtgaaGCGGCAGCGCAAGGAGAAGCGGGAGCTGCAGG CAAAAATTCAAGGCATGAAAAATGCTGTTCCCAAGAATGATAAAAAGAGACGAAAACAGCTGGCTGATGAAGTTGCCAAACTAGAGGCAGAACTTGAACAGAAGCATAAGGGGGAATTAAAGCAGCTAAAGGAAGTGTCACCTGAGCAGAATAAG acagATTCTATAGCTGATGGTGTTGCAAATTTAGAGCTTGAAGGAGTAGAGCAACAGGTTCAGCATCCTCGAATatcaaaagcacagaagaggCGG gaaaaaaaagctgccttggagaaagaaagagaagaaaggataGCTGAAGCTGAGATAGAAAATTTAACGGGTGCTAGACATCTTGAAAGTCAGAAACTTGCCTCCCTATTGGCAGCAAGGCACTTAGAAATCAAACAGATCCCTTCAGATGGCCATTGCATGTACAGAGCTATTGAAGATCAGCTCAAGGATCACCAGAATTCCTGGACTGTTGCAACTCTGAGGAGCCAAACAGCAAAGTATATGCAAAGTCACTTTGATGACTTCCTGCCATTTCTTACAAACCCTAGTACTGGAGACATGTATAGCAGAG agGAATTTGAAAAGTACTGTGATGATATAGCAAATACAGCTGCATGGGGTGGTCAGCTGGAG CTAAGGGCTTTGTCTCACATTTTGCAAACACCTATTGAAGTAGTGCAGATGGATTCCCCACCCATTATTGTTGGTGAAGAATATTCAGGCAAACCAATAATACTTGT gtaTATGAGACATGCCTATGGATTAGGAGAACATTACAATTCTGTAAAACTTCTAACAGATGCTGCCACGGAAAATGGCAGCTAG